A DNA window from Anaerocolumna sp. AGMB13020 contains the following coding sequences:
- a CDS encoding helix-turn-helix domain-containing protein: MYSRFKTLLKEKGITPYKVAKDTGISQGTLSDWKLGKCKPKLDKLMKIANYLGVPLEELIKEEVEIG, encoded by the coding sequence ATGTATAGCAGATTTAAGACACTATTAAAAGAAAAAGGCATTACACCTTACAAAGTAGCAAAAGATACTGGAATTTCACAAGGAACATTAAGTGATTGGAAATTGGGCAAATGTAAGCCCAAACTTGATAAACTCATGAAAATAGCTAATTACCTAGGAGTACCCCTAGAGGAACTTATAAAAGAAGAAGTAGAGATAGGATAG